In the genome of Natronorubrum sediminis, one region contains:
- a CDS encoding MFS transporter — MTGADTPAIRGTPHRALSILTIGYFVGFAGVVVYGPVATEFEDVLGLSGVLLGLLVAAPQLTGSLLRIPFSAWADSAGAKKPFAILLCLSALGMGGLLTILLTTYPDGLSMAHYPLIFVFGALSGCGIAAFSVGITDITYWYRANRRGTMLALFAGLGTTSPGLFTIVSPIALGAVGLTGTYAAWFVFLLVGTVVFVMFAVDSPYFQYRKRGLEESEAKAKAADAGQELFPSGDAMQSIRTAATIPRSWMLTAMFFVSFGGYLALTTWYPSYWHNLHGLDIQTAGIVTALTFTLLSALFRAAGGAVSDRFGGEVTTISSFVVVVISTFALVFTHDLYVAIVATVTLGAGLGVASAAIYQLLPRYVPDAVGGASGLVGGLGGFGGFVVPPILGLFVDLQGVSGYATGFVVYLVVGLLALAIAVSLYRDQPAPTTPSVPAPADD, encoded by the coding sequence ATGACCGGGGCCGACACTCCGGCTATCCGTGGCACACCACATCGGGCCCTCTCGATCCTGACGATCGGTTACTTCGTCGGCTTCGCCGGTGTCGTCGTCTACGGCCCCGTCGCGACCGAATTCGAAGACGTGCTGGGACTCTCCGGCGTGTTACTCGGATTGCTCGTCGCGGCCCCGCAGTTGACGGGGTCGCTGTTGCGCATTCCCTTCAGCGCGTGGGCCGACAGCGCCGGTGCCAAGAAGCCATTCGCTATCCTGCTCTGTCTGTCCGCGCTCGGCATGGGCGGACTGTTGACGATCCTGCTTACGACCTATCCCGACGGATTGTCGATGGCCCATTATCCGCTGATCTTCGTCTTCGGCGCGCTCAGCGGCTGTGGGATCGCGGCCTTTTCGGTCGGAATCACCGACATTACCTACTGGTACCGGGCGAATCGCCGCGGCACGATGCTCGCGCTCTTCGCCGGACTCGGGACGACCTCGCCCGGCCTGTTCACGATCGTCTCCCCGATCGCACTCGGCGCGGTGGGCTTGACTGGGACGTACGCCGCCTGGTTCGTCTTCCTCCTCGTGGGAACCGTCGTCTTCGTGATGTTCGCCGTCGACTCGCCGTACTTCCAGTACCGAAAACGCGGCCTCGAGGAATCCGAGGCGAAAGCGAAGGCAGCGGATGCCGGCCAGGAGTTGTTCCCCAGCGGTGACGCGATGCAGTCGATCCGAACGGCGGCGACGATCCCGCGCTCGTGGATGCTCACGGCGATGTTCTTCGTCTCCTTCGGTGGTTACCTCGCGCTAACCACCTGGTATCCCTCCTACTGGCACAATCTCCACGGACTGGACATCCAGACCGCAGGGATCGTCACGGCCTTGACGTTCACGCTCCTCTCGGCGCTCTTTCGTGCCGCGGGTGGCGCAGTCAGCGACCGTTTCGGCGGCGAAGTGACGACGATCTCGAGTTTCGTCGTCGTCGTGATCTCGACGTTCGCGCTCGTGTTCACGCACGACCTATACGTCGCCATCGTCGCCACGGTGACGCTCGGTGCCGGATTGGGGGTCGCGAGCGCGGCGATCTACCAGCTCCTGCCGCGATACGTTCCCGACGCCGTCGGCGGTGCGTCGGGTCTGGTCGGCGGACTCGGTGGGTTCGGCGGCTTCGTCGTGCCGCCGATCCTCGGTCTGTTCGTCGATTTGCAGGGTGTAAGCGGCTACGCGACCGGGTTCGTCGTCTACCTCGTCGTCGGACTCCTCGCACTCGCCATCGCCGTCTCCCTCTATCGCGACCAGCCAGCACCGACGACGCCGTCCGTTCCGGCCCCCGCGGACGACTGA
- a CDS encoding TRAP transporter large permease, with protein MIAISFELALLALTVLCLLLFLGGVQIFLVFGLWALGFYTMVPEFPASNMSILAFSELESFTYVAIPLFVLVGDLINRARISDEIIEFSRACIGWLPGSTGNTSIGCSAIFSAITGSNAATTASVGKALHPPMDDEGYDESYAAATIASGGIVGTVLPPSVLLIVYGVMYGVSVPDLFIAGIVPGIAILFGLVAVNTTLSWRNDYGQDSSAFEFQPWEIVQTAWQAKVGLGTIVILLGGIYIGIFTPSEAAAVAVFYILLMSVALGKITRLEQVVSASFTSLLLIGVILPIVVAAVAIQQNLSFLGIQEAVSEALLSLGSPWLVMLAMMLIMLATGSVLASVPNIALTVPLLTPAAMELGLDPVTWAIIFIISDAIGFITPPYGLNLYIISGITEIDYLRVTYDALPYLGMLIAVWALFFAVPELNVLA; from the coding sequence ATGATCGCTATTAGCTTCGAACTCGCATTGCTCGCGCTGACCGTTCTCTGTCTCCTGTTGTTCCTGGGCGGGGTGCAGATCTTCCTCGTCTTTGGACTCTGGGCGCTTGGCTTCTACACGATGGTTCCGGAGTTCCCGGCGAGCAACATGAGCATCCTCGCGTTCAGTGAACTCGAGAGCTTCACGTACGTCGCGATTCCGCTGTTCGTGCTCGTCGGCGACCTGATCAACCGGGCGCGGATCTCGGATGAAATCATCGAGTTCTCCCGGGCCTGTATCGGCTGGCTCCCCGGCAGCACCGGAAACACCTCGATCGGCTGTTCGGCGATTTTCTCGGCGATTACGGGCTCGAACGCCGCAACGACCGCCTCCGTCGGGAAGGCGCTCCATCCGCCGATGGACGACGAGGGGTACGACGAATCCTACGCCGCGGCGACGATTGCCTCGGGCGGAATCGTCGGGACGGTCCTCCCGCCGAGCGTCCTACTGATCGTCTACGGCGTGATGTACGGCGTCTCCGTCCCCGATCTGTTCATCGCGGGCATCGTTCCGGGGATCGCGATCCTCTTCGGTCTCGTCGCCGTCAACACAACGCTCTCGTGGCGAAACGACTACGGCCAGGACAGTTCGGCGTTCGAGTTCCAGCCGTGGGAAATAGTACAGACGGCGTGGCAGGCGAAAGTCGGCCTCGGCACGATCGTGATCCTCCTGGGTGGCATCTACATCGGGATCTTCACCCCCTCGGAAGCCGCCGCCGTCGCCGTCTTCTACATCCTGCTCATGTCGGTCGCACTCGGGAAGATTACGAGACTCGAGCAGGTCGTCAGCGCGAGTTTCACGTCGCTGCTGTTGATCGGCGTCATCCTCCCGATCGTGGTCGCTGCGGTGGCGATCCAGCAGAATCTGTCGTTCCTCGGCATTCAAGAAGCCGTTAGCGAGGCCCTGCTCTCGCTTGGCTCGCCGTGGCTCGTCATGCTCGCGATGATGCTCATCATGCTCGCGACCGGGTCCGTGCTGGCGTCGGTGCCGAACATCGCGCTGACGGTGCCGTTGTTGACGCCCGCCGCGATGGAACTGGGCCTCGATCCGGTGACGTGGGCGATCATCTTCATCATCAGTGACGCCATCGGCTTCATCACGCCGCCGTACGGCCTCAATCTCTACATCATCAGCGGAATTACCGAGATCGACTACCTCCGCGTGACCTACGACGCGTTGCCGTACCTCGGCATGTTGATCGCCGTCTGGGCGCTGTTCTTCGCCGTCCCCGAACTGAACGTGTTGGCCTGA
- a CDS encoding TRAP transporter substrate-binding protein: MIRVTDDTTDSDSTARESPRRDSPNTDGTPTRRAYLGTLGTLAATGVSAGCIDVTTGADGDDVTEFTAGTFAHEGGHCMDCVDPSPGWAISEELEERSGGDVVMNLHGEDQVCDSTTCGGKAQQGILEAGYASIANGNNFWPENNIWLLPYTFPNRASLSYTLFDERIWENYWVPFAQQYGIFPFYAWSPSLRNLLLSEEATEIADGRVRTPDDLEEIRLRRSNSRPPKVALEEWGATAPELSWGDTVQGMDTGVVHGLETWSGVGIAGGMDEVVDQVTLVDFMAGQGVMWVSTDWLQSLSDDHRELIADVTRELSESVIQQTDEIVDERVGHADPPPEDTGYGEQDITVNDLDDDELEQWRDPVDPAENPGMYEEELERVEAMDLPVDDFYDYIWEIARESSVPDSAADVTLDAWWGEYLEQL; encoded by the coding sequence GTGATACGCGTAACTGATGACACGACAGATAGCGATAGCACTGCTCGAGAATCACCGAGACGAGATTCGCCGAATACCGACGGGACGCCGACGCGACGAGCCTACCTCGGCACCCTCGGTACTCTCGCAGCGACGGGCGTGAGTGCGGGCTGTATCGACGTGACGACGGGAGCCGACGGCGACGACGTGACCGAGTTCACCGCGGGAACGTTCGCCCACGAGGGCGGCCACTGCATGGACTGCGTGGATCCCTCTCCAGGCTGGGCGATCAGCGAGGAACTCGAGGAGCGTTCCGGCGGTGACGTGGTGATGAACCTCCACGGGGAAGACCAGGTCTGTGACAGCACGACCTGCGGCGGGAAAGCCCAACAGGGCATTCTCGAGGCCGGCTACGCCTCGATTGCTAACGGGAACAACTTCTGGCCGGAGAACAACATCTGGTTACTCCCGTATACGTTTCCGAACCGGGCGTCGCTCTCTTACACGCTCTTCGACGAGCGAATCTGGGAGAACTACTGGGTGCCCTTCGCTCAGCAGTACGGCATCTTCCCGTTTTACGCCTGGTCGCCGTCGCTCCGGAATCTCTTGCTCTCGGAGGAGGCGACGGAGATCGCAGACGGACGAGTTCGAACGCCCGACGACCTCGAGGAAATTCGGCTTCGTCGCTCGAACTCGCGACCGCCGAAAGTCGCGCTCGAGGAGTGGGGGGCGACCGCGCCCGAACTCTCGTGGGGCGACACCGTCCAGGGGATGGACACGGGCGTCGTCCATGGCCTCGAGACGTGGTCGGGAGTCGGGATCGCCGGCGGCATGGACGAGGTCGTCGATCAGGTGACGCTCGTCGACTTCATGGCCGGACAGGGCGTCATGTGGGTCAGTACCGACTGGCTGCAATCGCTCTCCGACGACCACCGGGAACTCATCGCCGACGTGACTCGCGAACTGAGCGAATCGGTCATCCAGCAGACCGACGAAATCGTCGACGAACGCGTCGGCCACGCGGATCCGCCCCCGGAGGATACCGGCTACGGCGAGCAGGACATCACCGTCAACGACCTCGACGACGACGAACTCGAGCAGTGGCGCGATCCCGTCGATCCCGCCGAGAATCCGGGGATGTACGAGGAAGAACTCGAGCGCGTCGAGGCGATGGACCTTCCGGTGGACGACTTCTACGACTACATCTGGGAAATCGCGCGCGAATCGAGTGTTCCAGATTCGGCTGCCGATGTCACGCTCGACGCCTGGTGGGGTGAGTACCTTGAGCAACTCTAA
- a CDS encoding TRAP transporter small permease, with translation MSNSNVTVVETLRNRVADGEVTTSLERYFEGYLAMVLLAVVTLLVFVDVVNRTVRGTQFVWGLEVVEGLFIWITWLSAAFAVRHSSHLRFTLLRQQWSARRNYVMYWVEWVLWFVVVGTIFWYSIPELERHAEAGRIVVGTSIPDTLFYLAVPVGTALILLRVGQEILHVTRRYRRGDTIEPTASIEIEDRAYDTTDDVDDTDGETQ, from the coding sequence TTGAGCAACTCTAACGTGACGGTCGTCGAGACGCTTCGAAACCGAGTGGCCGACGGCGAGGTGACGACCTCGCTCGAGCGCTACTTCGAGGGCTATCTCGCGATGGTCTTGCTCGCGGTCGTGACGCTCCTCGTGTTCGTCGACGTCGTCAACCGAACGGTTCGTGGCACTCAGTTCGTCTGGGGGCTCGAGGTCGTCGAAGGGCTGTTCATCTGGATCACGTGGCTCAGCGCGGCGTTTGCGGTTCGACACTCTTCGCACCTGCGATTTACCCTGTTGCGCCAGCAGTGGTCCGCTCGTCGCAACTACGTGATGTACTGGGTCGAGTGGGTGCTGTGGTTCGTCGTCGTCGGCACCATCTTCTGGTACTCGATCCCCGAACTCGAGCGCCACGCCGAAGCCGGTCGCATCGTCGTCGGGACGAGCATTCCCGACACGCTGTTTTACCTCGCAGTACCCGTCGGGACGGCGTTGATCCTCCTGCGAGTCGGCCAGGAGATTCTGCACGTGACGCGACGGTACCGACGCGGCGACACCATCGAACCGACCGCTTCGATCGAAATCGAAGATCGGGCGTACGACACGACCGACGATGTCGACGATACCGACGGTGAGACCCAATGA
- a CDS encoding twin-arginine translocase subunit TatC: MSDEPADDMAVDDPASDAEGSTETDDEPLPSETDGEKDLSADEDADRSTESDAASDGEADDDSGAGADAEADEVDADAEADDADDAKADDEPDAEADDEADDESDDDADNAEADDADQSIETDGEGYVQDRPDSAGEPVDPLSDDVGGISTPPDDEEMPLADHIEEMVLRFAVVLLVGAAGTAIGLLFASQGISYVWDDIFPGAAENAPPPHIYHPLELWLTRIKFSALLGIMMALPVFVYQCYRFMRPGLYPNERKYYLAAVPMSVVLAALGMLFSYVLVLPILFEYFTFYAEGSADIAYALGETFDLVITLTGFLAIVFQIPLFIMLAIMMGVTTRRWLADKRLYFWAAFFGLSFMFTMDPTMMAPILVAITMIMLFEGTLLVLKWLGKE, from the coding sequence ATGTCGGACGAGCCGGCGGACGACATGGCTGTCGATGATCCCGCTAGCGACGCCGAGGGGTCGACGGAGACCGACGACGAGCCGCTGCCATCCGAAACGGATGGCGAGAAAGACCTGTCCGCCGACGAGGATGCCGACCGGTCAACCGAATCCGACGCTGCGTCCGATGGTGAAGCAGACGACGATTCTGGCGCTGGGGCCGACGCCGAAGCTGACGAAGTTGATGCTGACGCCGAAGCTGACGACGCTGACGACGCTAAGGCTGACGACGAACCCGACGCCGAAGCCGACGACGAAGCCGACGACGAATCTGACGACGACGCGGACAACGCTGAAGCCGACGACGCGGATCAATCGATCGAAACCGACGGCGAAGGGTACGTCCAGGACCGACCCGACAGCGCCGGCGAACCGGTCGATCCTCTCTCGGACGATGTCGGCGGCATTTCGACGCCGCCGGACGACGAGGAGATGCCCCTCGCGGATCACATCGAGGAGATGGTCCTTCGATTCGCCGTCGTCTTACTCGTCGGTGCCGCCGGGACCGCGATCGGCTTGCTCTTCGCCTCACAGGGGATCAGCTACGTCTGGGACGACATTTTCCCTGGCGCAGCCGAAAACGCGCCTCCGCCACACATCTATCATCCACTCGAGCTGTGGTTGACCCGGATCAAATTCTCGGCCCTGCTCGGAATCATGATGGCGCTGCCGGTGTTCGTCTACCAGTGTTACCGGTTCATGCGACCGGGACTCTACCCCAACGAGCGCAAGTACTACCTCGCGGCGGTGCCGATGAGCGTCGTCCTCGCCGCGCTCGGAATGTTGTTTTCCTACGTACTCGTCTTGCCGATCCTCTTCGAGTACTTCACGTTCTACGCGGAGGGGAGTGCGGACATCGCGTACGCACTCGGTGAGACCTTCGATCTCGTCATCACGCTGACCGGCTTCCTCGCGATCGTCTTCCAGATTCCGCTGTTCATCATGCTCGCGATCATGATGGGCGTGACGACCCGGCGGTGGCTGGCCGATAAACGCCTGTACTTCTGGGCGGCCTTCTTCGGCCTCTCGTTCATGTTTACCATGGACCCGACAATGATGGCCCCCATCCTGGTCGCCATCACGATGATCATGCTCTTCGAGGGCACGTTGCTCGTCCTCAAGTGGCTCGGAAAAGAGTAG
- a CDS encoding nitrite/sulfite reductase, giving the protein MVHKKEEQKDDCYGDEVREHILEFAENGGYEAIPEDERETWFTRFKFWGLFHQRSGQESYFMMRLTNASGILEPGQLRAIGEVAGEYATGPVENPEFGNGWIDLTTRQSVQLHWLKLEDVPEIWEQLEAEGVHSRSAGGDTMRNISGSALHGKVEEYVDSGPLLERFEEDLRGDDALANMPRKFNISVTGTKSGCAQDSLNDIGFEPARKEINGETVKGFNVRIGGGLGGRQPRAATPLDVFVLPENAFEVGRGFVQLYHDYGGRQNRSKNRTRFFADDWGMEKIRETLQEEYVDLEMHTAGEDFREEYTYNAGSTTEGKHDHVGVYDQKQDSLNYVGLSVPVGRLPAEDAVALADLADEYGSGELRLTRRQNPVIVDVHDDDLESLLADPLLASYPPEPSPFERGAMACTGTEFCSIALTETKGRMARMLRWLNANVDLPEDVGKIKMHYSGCTADCGQAMTADIGLQGMRARKDGQMVEAFDIGVGGGVGENPSFVEWIQQRVPADEAPGAIRNLLEAFAAHRSDGQTFRQWVESVGTEALIEFCEPEETDFEAPYMADAKQSWYPFAEEPSASAAEGSVAPSDD; this is encoded by the coding sequence ATGGTCCATAAGAAAGAAGAGCAAAAAGACGACTGCTACGGCGACGAGGTTCGCGAACACATCCTCGAGTTCGCGGAAAACGGCGGCTACGAGGCGATTCCGGAAGACGAACGCGAGACGTGGTTCACCCGGTTCAAATTCTGGGGACTCTTCCACCAGCGCAGCGGACAGGAGTCGTACTTCATGATGCGACTGACGAACGCCAGTGGTATCTTGGAGCCGGGACAGCTCCGAGCCATCGGCGAAGTTGCCGGCGAGTACGCCACCGGCCCCGTCGAAAACCCCGAGTTCGGGAACGGCTGGATCGACCTCACGACCCGACAGTCCGTCCAACTGCACTGGCTCAAACTCGAGGACGTGCCGGAAATCTGGGAGCAACTCGAGGCCGAGGGCGTCCACTCCCGGTCGGCGGGCGGCGATACGATGCGTAACATCTCGGGCTCGGCCCTCCACGGCAAAGTCGAGGAGTACGTCGACTCCGGCCCGCTGCTCGAGCGCTTCGAGGAGGACCTTCGCGGTGACGACGCGCTCGCGAACATGCCCCGGAAGTTCAACATCAGCGTGACTGGGACGAAATCCGGCTGCGCGCAGGATTCGCTCAACGATATCGGCTTCGAGCCGGCCAGAAAGGAGATCAACGGAGAGACGGTCAAGGGCTTCAACGTGCGCATCGGCGGCGGCCTCGGCGGCCGACAGCCCCGTGCTGCGACGCCACTCGACGTCTTCGTTCTCCCCGAGAACGCCTTCGAGGTCGGCCGAGGATTCGTCCAACTCTACCACGACTACGGCGGTCGACAGAACCGTTCGAAGAATCGGACCCGATTTTTCGCCGACGACTGGGGAATGGAGAAAATTCGCGAGACGCTCCAAGAAGAGTACGTCGACCTCGAGATGCACACTGCGGGCGAGGACTTCCGCGAGGAGTACACCTACAACGCCGGTTCGACGACCGAGGGCAAACACGACCACGTCGGCGTCTACGACCAGAAACAGGACAGCCTCAACTACGTCGGGCTGAGCGTTCCCGTCGGCCGATTGCCCGCCGAGGACGCCGTCGCCCTCGCCGACCTCGCCGACGAGTACGGCTCCGGCGAACTCCGTCTTACCCGCCGCCAGAACCCGGTTATCGTCGACGTGCACGACGACGATCTCGAGTCCCTGCTCGCGGACCCGCTCCTCGCTTCGTACCCGCCCGAACCGAGCCCCTTCGAGCGCGGGGCGATGGCCTGTACGGGCACCGAGTTCTGTTCGATCGCGCTTACGGAAACGAAGGGTCGGATGGCGCGAATGCTGCGCTGGCTCAACGCGAACGTCGACTTGCCCGAGGACGTGGGCAAGATCAAGATGCACTACTCCGGGTGTACCGCCGACTGCGGGCAGGCGATGACGGCCGATATCGGCCTGCAGGGAATGCGCGCCCGGAAGGACGGCCAGATGGTCGAGGCATTCGACATCGGCGTTGGCGGCGGCGTCGGCGAGAACCCGTCGTTCGTCGAGTGGATCCAACAGCGCGTGCCGGCGGACGAAGCACCCGGCGCGATCCGCAATCTGTTGGAGGCGTTTGCAGCCCACAGAAGTGATGGACAGACGTTCCGCCAGTGGGTCGAGTCGGTCGGCACCGAGGCGCTCATTGAGTTCTGCGAACCCGAAGAGACCGATTTCGAGGCACCGTACATGGCCGACGCGAAGCAATCCTGGTACCCCTTCGCGGAGGAACCGTCGGCGAGCGCGGCTGAAGGGTCGGTCGCTCCGTCCGACGACTGA
- the nasA gene encoding assimilatory nitrate reductase NasA translates to MTDLVPTTCMRCAVGCGHVHRAVDQGYGLDVVRGDAAHPVNNGLACQRGISESVDPGDKWLTRPLVRRDGELVATTWETALERAAEGLDTALEDGPDSVAVLGSGQQTNEAAYALGKLARGGFGTSYYDANTTLCMASAVTAYYDAFGSDAPPPTYDDIPEAETHLVWGANPAAAHPVMFRWINQSADAEDSELIVVDPIESETVEVADYHVPLEPGGDVSLARAILARIVETDRVDEHFVAHTTDGFDELCDQLPDAADAAEAAGVTLEMVDRIATALESPTLLYWGMGINQSVNGTAASGALIDLCLATGNLRPGSGPFSLTGQANSMGTRVCSSKGTWPGHRPFGDAEHRSAVAEAWGVPESRLPADPGPGPVGIVDAIGEDVSAVYAVATNPLAGMPDTTHVREQLEDAFLVVQDAFRSETVELADVVLPAATWGESAGTTTNMERTVSRVRAATETPSGVRTDLELIGDLADRLAPALFDSPLEPESVFAELAALTEGTPADLSGISYERLEAEVAVRWPAPEPDVSAGYRYYDGPASDDDDTQEAANDERAESWLFPTPTGRAQFSTGTTQPLPEPTDEAYPLTLTTARRPDAYNTGVRARDTEPTARVSPATAVALADELEVENSETDDSEADELETDDSEADARYGRVVSRRGSITVRVESDESIPDGVVWLPIHQPAVNELTVAAVDPRSKEPNFKQCAVRLERPRDRPTSAVADVSA, encoded by the coding sequence GTGACGGACCTCGTGCCGACGACCTGCATGCGATGTGCCGTCGGTTGTGGACACGTTCATCGAGCCGTCGATCAGGGGTACGGCCTCGACGTCGTCCGTGGCGACGCCGCCCACCCGGTCAACAACGGACTCGCCTGTCAGCGGGGGATCAGCGAATCCGTCGATCCTGGCGACAAGTGGCTCACCCGCCCGCTCGTCCGACGAGACGGCGAACTGGTGGCGACGACCTGGGAGACGGCCCTCGAGCGCGCGGCTGAAGGCCTCGATACGGCGCTCGAGGACGGCCCCGATAGCGTCGCCGTGTTGGGAAGTGGCCAACAGACCAACGAGGCGGCCTACGCGCTCGGAAAACTCGCCCGCGGCGGGTTCGGAACCAGCTACTACGACGCCAACACGACGCTGTGTATGGCCTCGGCCGTCACGGCGTACTACGACGCCTTTGGTAGCGACGCCCCGCCGCCGACGTACGACGACATCCCCGAGGCCGAGACGCATCTCGTCTGGGGAGCCAATCCCGCCGCCGCCCACCCGGTCATGTTTCGGTGGATCAACCAGTCCGCGGACGCCGAGGACTCCGAACTGATCGTCGTCGACCCCATCGAGAGCGAGACCGTCGAGGTCGCGGACTATCACGTGCCACTCGAGCCCGGCGGCGACGTTTCCCTCGCGCGGGCGATTCTCGCCCGAATCGTCGAAACCGACCGCGTCGACGAGCATTTCGTCGCCCACACGACCGACGGATTCGACGAGTTGTGCGACCAGCTTCCGGACGCCGCCGACGCGGCCGAGGCCGCCGGCGTCACCCTCGAGATGGTCGACCGAATCGCAACGGCACTCGAGTCGCCGACGCTGCTCTACTGGGGGATGGGGATCAATCAGAGCGTCAACGGAACCGCCGCGTCGGGTGCGTTGATCGATCTCTGTCTGGCGACGGGCAACCTTCGCCCCGGTTCGGGGCCGTTCTCACTGACGGGGCAGGCGAACTCGATGGGAACGCGCGTCTGTTCCTCGAAGGGGACCTGGCCGGGTCACCGTCCCTTCGGCGACGCCGAGCACCGCAGCGCGGTCGCCGAGGCGTGGGGCGTTCCCGAATCGCGACTTCCCGCCGACCCCGGCCCTGGACCGGTCGGTATCGTGGATGCCATCGGCGAGGACGTCTCCGCCGTTTACGCGGTTGCGACCAACCCGCTCGCCGGGATGCCGGATACGACGCACGTCCGCGAGCAACTCGAGGACGCGTTCCTCGTCGTCCAGGACGCCTTTCGAAGCGAGACGGTCGAACTCGCCGACGTCGTCCTGCCGGCGGCGACGTGGGGCGAATCGGCGGGCACGACGACGAACATGGAACGAACCGTCTCGCGCGTTCGCGCGGCGACGGAGACGCCCTCTGGCGTCAGAACCGACCTCGAGTTGATCGGTGACCTCGCCGACCGACTCGCTCCCGCGCTGTTCGACTCCCCACTCGAGCCCGAATCGGTCTTCGCGGAACTGGCTGCATTGACGGAAGGTACTCCCGCGGACCTCTCGGGGATCAGCTACGAACGTCTCGAGGCCGAGGTCGCGGTTCGGTGGCCGGCACCCGAACCCGACGTTTCCGCGGGGTACCGGTACTACGACGGCCCAGCGAGTGACGACGACGATACGCAAGAGGCGGCTAACGACGAGCGGGCGGAATCGTGGTTGTTCCCGACGCCGACCGGCCGCGCACAGTTCTCGACGGGGACGACGCAGCCATTACCCGAGCCCACAGACGAGGCCTATCCGCTCACGCTGACGACGGCTCGGCGACCGGACGCCTACAACACGGGTGTGCGAGCCCGCGATACCGAACCGACGGCTCGCGTCAGCCCCGCGACGGCCGTTGCCCTCGCCGACGAACTCGAGGTCGAAAATTCCGAGACCGATGACTCCGAAGCCGACGAACTCGAGACCGACGACTCCGAAGCCGACGCGCGATACGGGCGCGTCGTCTCTCGACGCGGATCGATCACCGTTCGCGTCGAATCGGACGAGTCGATCCCCGACGGCGTCGTCTGGTTACCGATCCACCAGCCCGCGGTGAACGAACTCACCGTCGCCGCCGTCGACCCGCGTTCGAAGGAACCGAATTTCAAGCAGTGTGCGGTCCGACTCGAGCGCCCGCGAGACCGTCCGACGAGCGCCGTCGCCGACGTGAGCGCCTGA